From Acidihalobacter aeolianus, a single genomic window includes:
- the rsfS gene encoding ribosome silencing factor codes for MKPLQDEAVEKLHRVAITALEDLKAQDIRTVDLRGKSPLMDLMIIATGTSDRHVRALAGNVARCAKEAGFSVRGSEGEREGEWALIDLDDMVVHVMLPRVRDFYNLEKLWVADVEEPAESSQGRS; via the coding sequence ATGAAACCGCTACAGGACGAAGCCGTCGAAAAACTGCACCGCGTCGCCATCACGGCGCTCGAAGACCTCAAGGCCCAGGACATCCGCACCGTCGATCTGCGCGGCAAGTCGCCGCTGATGGATCTGATGATCATCGCCACCGGCACCTCGGACCGGCATGTGAGGGCGCTGGCCGGCAACGTGGCGCGCTGCGCCAAGGAGGCCGGTTTCAGTGTGCGCGGCAGTGAGGGCGAGCGTGAGGGTGAGTGGGCGCTGATCGACCTGGACGACATGGTCGTTCATGTCATGCTGCCCCGCGTCCGCGACTTTTACAACCTGGAGAAACTTTGGGTCGCGGATGTCGAGGAGCCGGCCGAATCGAGCCAGGGCCGGAGCTGA
- a CDS encoding mannose-1-phosphate guanylyltransferase/mannose-6-phosphate isomerase, translating to MTQIVPIVLSGGSGTRLWPLSRHAYPKQFIPLIGELSLFQMTLRRLEGLPDLGKPCVVGNDEQRFMVAEQLRMLGVQGRILLEPVGRNTAPAIAAAALDLTAEDPKTVMLVLPADHLISDTVAFHAAVKAALPAAQEGALVTFGVVPTRPETGYGYIEAGDAIGTGPARRVARFVEKPDLATAEAYVAGGHHWWNSGMFLFTAEHYLQAMETHAPAILEAVRRAHALAREDLDFLRLDAKAFAASPSDSIDYAVMERTQDAVVVPLDAGWNDVGSWQALWEVGAKDAAGNLLEGDVIALDCRDSYVHADHRLVAVLGLDGVVVAETADAVLVAPRDRVQEVKAVVGHLKHAGREEGVNHRRVMRPWGAYEGISQGDRFQVKRITVKPGERLSLQMHHHRAEHWIVVRGTARVTRGDEVFTLAENESTYIPLGVTHRLENPGRIELEMIEVQSGSYLGEDDIVRFEDSYGRG from the coding sequence ATGACTCAGATCGTTCCCATCGTGCTTTCCGGTGGCTCCGGTACGCGCCTGTGGCCGCTGTCGCGGCATGCCTATCCCAAACAGTTCATCCCTCTGATCGGCGAACTGAGCCTGTTCCAGATGACCCTGCGCCGCCTGGAGGGGCTGCCGGACCTGGGTAAGCCGTGCGTGGTCGGCAACGACGAACAGCGTTTCATGGTGGCCGAACAGTTGCGCATGCTCGGCGTCCAGGGGCGCATCCTGCTGGAACCGGTGGGGCGCAATACGGCGCCTGCAATCGCCGCTGCGGCACTGGACCTGACTGCAGAGGATCCGAAGACCGTGATGCTGGTGTTGCCGGCCGATCACCTGATCAGCGATACGGTGGCGTTTCATGCTGCCGTGAAGGCCGCTTTGCCGGCCGCACAGGAAGGCGCACTGGTTACCTTCGGCGTGGTGCCGACGCGTCCCGAAACGGGTTACGGCTATATAGAGGCCGGCGATGCGATTGGCACCGGTCCTGCGCGCCGCGTCGCCCGTTTCGTGGAGAAACCCGATCTGGCGACCGCCGAGGCCTATGTCGCGGGAGGTCATCATTGGTGGAACAGCGGCATGTTTCTGTTCACCGCAGAGCATTATCTGCAGGCCATGGAAACCCATGCACCGGCGATTCTGGAGGCCGTGCGAAGAGCTCATGCACTGGCGCGCGAGGATCTCGATTTCCTGCGCCTGGATGCCAAAGCGTTTGCCGCCAGTCCCAGCGACTCGATCGACTACGCGGTGATGGAGCGCACTCAGGATGCCGTGGTGGTGCCGCTTGACGCGGGCTGGAACGACGTCGGTTCCTGGCAGGCTCTGTGGGAGGTCGGTGCCAAGGACGCGGCGGGCAATCTTCTGGAGGGCGATGTCATCGCCCTGGACTGCCGCGACAGTTACGTGCATGCCGACCACCGCCTGGTCGCGGTGCTGGGGCTGGATGGCGTCGTCGTCGCAGAAACCGCGGATGCAGTGTTGGTGGCCCCGCGCGATCGCGTGCAGGAGGTGAAGGCGGTGGTGGGTCATCTCAAACACGCCGGACGCGAGGAAGGCGTCAACCACCGTCGCGTGATGCGTCCCTGGGGGGCTTACGAAGGCATCAGCCAGGGAGATCGGTTCCAGGTCAAGCGCATTACCGTCAAGCCCGGCGAGCGGCTGTCGCTGCAGATGCACCACCACCGCGCCGAGCATTGGATCGTGGTGCGTGGTACCGCGCGCGTGACCCGCGGGGACGAGGTCTTCACGCTGGCGGAAAACGAATCGACCTATATCCCTCTGGGCGTGACCCATCGGCTGGAAAATCCGGGGCGGATCGAACTCGAGATGATAGAGGTGCAGTCCGGCAGCTATCTCGGCGAGGACGACATCGTGCGCTTCGAGGACAGCTACGGGCGGGGCTGA
- a CDS encoding LPS-assembly lipoprotein LptE — protein MNVGRGLLARTLCVVALALALAGCGFHLRGQAELPPALGRTFFINQAGAGPVARALKQALSANGVTLVDNRNQATAVLTVLSVGTSQRALTVSVLNQATSYALTTTLRFSAAAIDGSWKLPPQTLSVERQYSLSTTQLQSQGAEVDLLTRSSARELANLALLRLQAQAGRP, from the coding sequence ATGAATGTCGGGCGCGGACTCCTCGCGAGGACGTTGTGCGTCGTCGCGCTGGCGTTGGCGCTCGCCGGCTGCGGTTTCCATCTGCGCGGGCAGGCCGAGTTGCCGCCGGCACTCGGGCGCACTTTTTTCATCAATCAGGCCGGGGCGGGGCCAGTGGCGCGTGCTCTCAAACAGGCCCTGAGCGCCAACGGGGTGACCCTGGTCGATAACCGTAATCAGGCCACTGCAGTGCTGACCGTGCTATCGGTCGGTACCTCACAGCGAGCACTCACCGTGAGCGTGCTCAACCAGGCCACCAGCTATGCCCTGACGACCACGCTGCGGTTCTCGGCGGCAGCTATCGACGGCAGCTGGAAACTGCCGCCGCAGACGCTTTCCGTCGAAAGGCAGTACAGCCTGAGTACCACGCAGCTGCAAAGCCAGGGCGCGGAAGTCGATCTGTTGACACGCAGTTCCGCGCGCGAGCTGGCCAATCTGGCCCTGCTGCGCCTGCAGGCGCAGGCAGGACGGCCTTAA
- the holA gene encoding DNA polymerase III subunit delta, whose protein sequence is MALKPAQLDAELKGGLKPAYLISGDEPLQIMEAADHIRAVAREQGYAERVVLTVETGFDWPALAAEAASTSLFAERRLLELRLGTAKPGKAGGAVLTDYLKDPPPDTVLLIQSARLDKAAGASAWVKALERVGCWIAVWPLTPAEMRGWLQRRLQAQGVTADDAAVALLLERTEGNLLAAAQEIAKLALLFPDGRLGENEVLEAVTGSARYDVNDLAEAVRAGAGGRVAQILDGLRAEGVEPTLVAWALAREARLLARLASGAPADALWRGIPPQRRKPVERAAERWRGGRAGLLVVLAARADRVVKGQSTGDPWDELLQLAFVLGGQSLFPPAWGLAAETGRVLL, encoded by the coding sequence ATGGCGCTCAAGCCTGCGCAGCTCGATGCCGAACTCAAAGGCGGGCTGAAACCCGCCTATCTGATCAGCGGGGACGAACCCCTGCAGATCATGGAGGCGGCCGACCACATCCGTGCCGTCGCACGCGAGCAGGGCTATGCGGAACGCGTGGTGCTGACCGTCGAGACCGGCTTCGACTGGCCTGCGCTGGCGGCCGAGGCCGCTTCGACCTCCCTGTTCGCCGAGCGCCGTCTGCTCGAACTGCGTCTGGGCACGGCCAAACCGGGCAAGGCCGGCGGTGCGGTGCTGACCGACTATCTCAAGGATCCGCCGCCGGATACGGTGCTGCTGATCCAGTCGGCTCGCCTGGACAAGGCGGCCGGCGCGTCGGCGTGGGTCAAGGCGTTGGAGCGAGTGGGCTGCTGGATCGCGGTCTGGCCGCTGACTCCGGCGGAGATGCGCGGCTGGCTGCAGCGGCGCCTGCAGGCGCAGGGCGTGACGGCGGACGATGCGGCCGTCGCACTGTTGCTGGAACGCACGGAGGGCAACCTGCTCGCCGCGGCCCAGGAAATCGCCAAGCTGGCCCTGCTCTTTCCCGACGGGCGGCTGGGCGAGAACGAGGTCCTGGAGGCGGTGACCGGCAGCGCCCGCTATGACGTCAACGATCTGGCCGAGGCCGTACGCGCAGGGGCCGGAGGGCGCGTGGCGCAGATACTCGATGGGTTGCGCGCGGAGGGTGTCGAGCCCACGCTGGTGGCCTGGGCGCTGGCCCGCGAAGCCCGTCTGCTGGCGCGCCTGGCTTCGGGTGCGCCGGCGGATGCCTTGTGGCGAGGTATCCCGCCGCAGCGACGCAAACCGGTGGAGCGTGCCGCCGAACGCTGGCGCGGCGGGCGTGCAGGCCTGCTGGTCGTGCTGGCCGCGCGGGCGGACCGCGTGGTCAAGGGACAGTCCACGGGCGATCCATGGGACGAATTGTTACAATTGGCCTTCGTGCTGGGCGGGCAGTCCCTGTTCCCGCCGGCCTGGGGGCTCGCCGCGGAAACCGGGCGGGTTCTGCTCTAG
- a CDS encoding zinc ribbon-containing protein, whose protein sequence is MSNEDPKPHLTEAYARMLERAKEAMESAGKRLEQAVDDARDMAQELGELTREEADLLAAYVKRDLRDLGQYLSGDGEDLGGWFVIDRTLVEARIFDLLASVADKTSLALAEFAAGSREVPSEWRTGEITGPGVLACLECGHTLQMRKAGRIPPCPHCHATRFRREHGTNEA, encoded by the coding sequence ATGAGCAACGAAGACCCCAAACCACACCTGACCGAGGCCTATGCGCGCATGCTCGAACGCGCCAAGGAGGCCATGGAGTCGGCGGGCAAACGGCTCGAACAGGCGGTCGACGACGCCCGTGACATGGCACAAGAACTGGGTGAACTGACGCGCGAGGAAGCCGATCTGCTCGCGGCCTACGTGAAGCGCGATCTGCGCGATCTCGGGCAGTACCTCAGCGGCGACGGGGAAGACCTCGGCGGCTGGTTCGTGATCGACCGTACGCTGGTTGAGGCACGCATCTTCGACCTGCTCGCCTCGGTCGCGGACAAGACCAGCCTCGCCCTGGCGGAGTTCGCTGCGGGCTCGCGGGAAGTGCCGAGCGAATGGCGAACCGGGGAGATTACCGGGCCGGGCGTGCTCGCCTGCCTCGAGTGCGGCCATACGCTGCAGATGCGCAAGGCCGGGCGCATCCCGCCCTGCCCGCATTGCCATGCCACGCGCTTTCGCCGTGAGCACGGCACTAACGAGGCATAA
- the rlmH gene encoding 23S rRNA (pseudouridine(1915)-N(3))-methyltransferase RlmH yields the protein MRIHLIAVGQRMPGWVEAAYREYAGRMPPESTLQLVEVAAEKRGRKADLVRIAEREAERLRAATPRGARIVALDARGRQFDTPKLAVRLSGWLQDGRDVALWVGGPEGLTDAARAEAELLWSLSALTFPHPLVRVIVAEQLYRASSIINHHPYHRD from the coding sequence GTGCGTATCCATCTGATCGCCGTCGGGCAGCGGATGCCCGGCTGGGTCGAGGCAGCCTACCGCGAGTACGCGGGCCGCATGCCGCCGGAGTCGACGCTGCAGCTCGTCGAGGTGGCTGCGGAGAAGCGTGGGCGCAAGGCCGATCTCGTGCGGATCGCCGAGCGCGAGGCGGAACGCCTGCGCGCCGCCACGCCGCGCGGCGCCCGCATCGTTGCGCTGGATGCCCGTGGCCGACAGTTCGATACCCCGAAATTGGCGGTGCGCCTGTCGGGCTGGTTGCAGGACGGGCGCGACGTTGCCCTGTGGGTTGGCGGTCCGGAGGGACTGACCGACGCGGCACGCGCCGAGGCTGAACTGCTCTGGTCGTTGTCAGCGCTGACCTTTCCGCATCCTCTGGTGCGGGTCATCGTGGCCGAGCAGCTCTACCGTGCGTCGAGTATCATCAACCACCACCCGTATCATAGAGACTAA
- the nadD gene encoding nicotinate-nucleotide adenylyltransferase: protein MIGLLGGTFDPIHYGHLRVALEMREALGLDEVRFLPCGEPPHRGRPGADAKTRAALTAIALAGEPGFVLDRRELTRDGPSYTYDTLRSLREEYGEQRPFCLIVGADAFAGLPSWHRAGDLLGLTHIAVARRPGETPVIAPPLAALLGDRLTENPADLSAAPAGRVIWVEVTQLAISATAIRERLRQGRSPRFLMPDAVLDAIRKQGLYGREPQRALTDPGVT from the coding sequence GTGATCGGGCTGCTGGGCGGAACCTTCGACCCGATTCATTACGGGCACCTGCGCGTCGCACTGGAAATGCGCGAAGCGCTCGGTCTCGACGAGGTGCGCTTCCTTCCCTGCGGCGAGCCGCCGCATCGAGGCCGGCCTGGAGCCGATGCGAAGACGCGTGCGGCGCTGACCGCCATTGCCCTCGCAGGCGAGCCGGGTTTCGTGCTCGACCGGCGCGAGCTGACACGTGACGGGCCATCGTATACCTACGACACGCTGCGTTCGCTGCGCGAGGAGTACGGCGAGCAGAGGCCGTTCTGCCTGATCGTGGGCGCCGACGCCTTTGCCGGCCTGCCGAGCTGGCACCGTGCCGGCGATCTGCTGGGGCTTACGCATATCGCCGTGGCGCGCCGTCCGGGGGAAACGCCCGTGATCGCACCGCCGCTGGCGGCGCTGCTGGGGGATCGCCTGACCGAAAATCCGGCGGACCTGAGTGCCGCACCGGCAGGGCGCGTGATCTGGGTCGAGGTGACTCAGCTTGCGATCTCGGCGACCGCCATCCGCGAGCGCCTGCGGCAGGGCAGAAGCCCGCGTTTTCTCATGCCGGATGCCGTCCTCGATGCCATCCGCAAACAAGGACTATACGGTCGGGAGCCGCAACGCGCGCTCACCGACCCGGGAGTGACATGA
- a CDS encoding Maf family protein yields the protein MVFDARLLLASASPRRRELLDQIGVSYRVEPVDVDETPRPGERPADYVRRVAMDKARAGWARNNGELAALGADTTVLLDDEILGKPVSSAAAAAMLGSLSGRTHQVCSAVALVQGTRERVVLSESRVSLRVMGEEEIARYVATGEPMDKAGAYAIQGLGAVFVAHLSGSYSGVMGLPLYETVALLHEFGIGTPLTRGQVRDGAA from the coding sequence ATGGTGTTCGATGCCCGCCTTCTGCTGGCGTCCGCCTCGCCACGACGGCGCGAATTGCTCGATCAGATCGGCGTGTCCTACCGTGTCGAACCCGTGGATGTCGACGAAACGCCTCGTCCAGGCGAACGGCCAGCGGATTACGTGAGGCGGGTCGCCATGGACAAGGCGCGTGCAGGTTGGGCACGCAACAACGGAGAACTGGCGGCGTTGGGTGCGGATACCACGGTCTTGCTGGACGACGAGATTCTCGGCAAACCCGTGTCGTCTGCCGCCGCAGCGGCGATGCTGGGGAGTCTTTCCGGGCGCACACACCAGGTCTGCTCGGCGGTCGCGCTGGTACAGGGAACGCGGGAGAGGGTCGTCCTGTCCGAGAGTAGGGTGAGCCTGCGAGTCATGGGCGAGGAGGAAATCGCCCGTTACGTCGCTACCGGCGAACCCATGGACAAGGCCGGAGCCTACGCGATCCAGGGTCTGGGCGCAGTCTTCGTGGCGCATCTTTCCGGCAGTTATTCCGGGGTGATGGGGTTGCCGCTGTACGAGACGGTGGCATTGCTGCATGAATTCGGTATTGGAACGCCCCTCACGAGGGGACAAGTGAGGGACGGCGCTGCATGA
- the leuS gene encoding leucine--tRNA ligase, which translates to MQEQYDAAGVEQAAQAYWDEHETFKAREDATREKFYCLSMFPYPSGRLHMGHVRNYTISDVIARYQRMTGKNVLQPMGWDAFGLPAENAAMNNGVPPARWTYDNIDYMRGQLKSLGFAIDWSRELATCKPDYYRWNQWLFLRLLEKGIVYQKTGTVNWDPVDQTVLANEQVIDGRGWRTGAVVEKREIPMYYMAITQFAEELLADLDDLPGWPEQVRTMQKNWIGKSHGVRVGFPHAIDGGGVLWVFTTRADTLMGATYVAVAAEHPLALHAARDNPELAAFIDECRHGGTSEAEIATQEKKGMATGFTVEHPLTGEPLPLWVANYVLMGYGEGAVMAVPAHDERDFEFAHQYGLPIKPVVLTSAGGETPAPWQAAYAEHGVCINSGQYDGLEFEAAVDAVAADLAAKDLGEKKVTWRLRDWGISRQRYWGTPIPMIRCAACGDVPVPEEQLPVVLPEDCVPDGSGNPLNRNEAFLACTCPRCGGAARRETDTMDTFVDSSWYFFRYTCPDAATMVDGRADYWMPVDQYVGGIEHAILHLLYSRFWTKVMRDLGLTQANEPFHNLLTQGMVVAPTFLREGADGRKQWINPADVQVSTDDKGRPVAATLKADGQPVTMGGIEKMSKSKNNGVDPQALIDRYGADTARVFMMFAAPPEQSLEWNDAGVEGAHRFLKRLWAYAAEQGEAGEAGEAAPAGDLAPEVQAARREIHETLRQALIDFGKYQFNTVVSACMKILNTLGRLGDAAGAAALRREGLSILLRLLSPVAPHIAHHLWRELGYGEDIVDAPWPVVDEAALARDTVELAVQVNGKLRGQIAVPADADKAAIEAVALAEPNAVRFIDGMTVRKIIVVPGRLVNVVVG; encoded by the coding sequence ATGCAGGAGCAGTACGACGCCGCCGGGGTGGAGCAGGCCGCACAGGCCTATTGGGACGAGCACGAGACCTTCAAGGCGCGCGAGGACGCGACGCGGGAGAAATTCTACTGCCTGTCCATGTTCCCCTATCCGTCCGGGCGCCTGCATATGGGACACGTGCGCAACTACACGATCAGCGACGTGATTGCCCGCTACCAGCGCATGACCGGCAAGAACGTGTTGCAGCCGATGGGCTGGGACGCCTTCGGCCTGCCGGCGGAAAACGCGGCGATGAACAACGGCGTACCGCCTGCACGCTGGACCTACGACAACATCGACTACATGCGCGGCCAGCTCAAGTCGCTGGGTTTTGCCATCGACTGGTCGCGCGAGCTCGCCACCTGCAAGCCGGACTACTACCGCTGGAACCAGTGGCTGTTCCTGCGCCTGCTGGAGAAGGGCATCGTCTACCAGAAGACCGGCACGGTGAACTGGGACCCGGTGGACCAGACCGTGCTGGCCAACGAACAGGTGATCGACGGGCGCGGCTGGCGCACCGGCGCGGTGGTGGAAAAGCGCGAGATCCCCATGTACTACATGGCGATCACGCAGTTCGCCGAGGAGCTGCTGGCCGATCTCGACGACCTGCCCGGCTGGCCGGAGCAGGTCCGCACCATGCAGAAGAACTGGATCGGCAAGAGTCACGGCGTGCGCGTCGGCTTTCCGCACGCCATCGACGGCGGCGGCGTGCTGTGGGTGTTCACCACCCGCGCCGACACCCTGATGGGCGCGACCTACGTGGCGGTGGCCGCCGAGCATCCGCTGGCGCTGCACGCCGCCAGGGACAATCCCGAGCTGGCCGCCTTCATCGACGAATGCCGCCACGGCGGCACCTCCGAGGCCGAGATCGCCACCCAGGAGAAGAAGGGCATGGCGACCGGCTTCACCGTCGAGCATCCGCTCACCGGCGAGCCGCTGCCGCTGTGGGTCGCCAACTACGTGCTGATGGGCTACGGCGAGGGCGCGGTGATGGCCGTGCCGGCGCACGACGAGCGCGACTTCGAGTTCGCCCACCAATACGGTCTGCCGATCAAGCCGGTCGTGCTGACCTCGGCCGGCGGCGAAACCCCGGCCCCGTGGCAGGCGGCCTACGCCGAACATGGCGTCTGCATCAATTCCGGCCAGTACGACGGGCTCGAATTCGAGGCGGCGGTGGATGCCGTCGCCGCCGATCTCGCCGCCAAGGACTTGGGCGAGAAAAAGGTCACCTGGCGCCTGCGCGACTGGGGCATCTCACGTCAGCGCTACTGGGGCACGCCGATCCCGATGATCCGCTGCGCGGCCTGCGGCGACGTGCCGGTGCCCGAGGAGCAGCTGCCGGTGGTGCTGCCGGAGGATTGCGTGCCGGACGGTTCGGGCAACCCGCTCAACCGGAACGAGGCTTTCCTCGCCTGCACCTGCCCCCGTTGCGGCGGCGCGGCGCGGCGCGAGACCGACACGATGGACACCTTCGTCGACTCGTCCTGGTACTTCTTCCGTTACACTTGCCCGGACGCCGCGACGATGGTCGACGGCCGCGCCGATTACTGGATGCCGGTGGACCAGTACGTCGGCGGCATCGAGCACGCCATCCTGCATCTGCTCTATTCGCGCTTCTGGACCAAGGTGATGCGCGACCTCGGCCTGACCCAAGCGAACGAGCCGTTCCACAACCTGCTGACCCAGGGCATGGTGGTCGCGCCCACCTTCCTGCGCGAAGGCGCGGACGGGCGCAAGCAGTGGATCAACCCCGCCGACGTGCAGGTTTCCACCGACGACAAGGGTCGGCCGGTCGCGGCCACGCTCAAGGCGGACGGCCAGCCGGTCACGATGGGCGGCATCGAGAAGATGTCGAAGTCCAAGAACAACGGCGTCGATCCGCAGGCGCTGATCGACCGCTACGGCGCCGACACCGCGCGCGTGTTCATGATGTTCGCGGCGCCGCCGGAGCAGTCGCTGGAGTGGAACGACGCGGGCGTCGAGGGCGCCCACCGCTTCCTCAAGCGCCTGTGGGCCTACGCCGCCGAGCAGGGCGAGGCGGGCGAGGCGGGCGAAGCCGCGCCGGCGGGGGATCTGGCGCCGGAGGTCCAGGCGGCGCGCCGCGAGATTCACGAGACCCTGCGCCAGGCGCTGATCGACTTCGGCAAGTACCAGTTCAACACGGTCGTCTCGGCCTGCATGAAGATCCTCAACACGCTGGGCCGGCTGGGGGACGCCGCCGGCGCAGCCGCGCTGCGCCGCGAAGGGCTGTCGATCCTGCTGCGCCTGCTGTCGCCGGTGGCGCCGCACATCGCTCACCACCTGTGGCGCGAACTCGGCTACGGCGAGGATATCGTCGACGCGCCCTGGCCTGTGGTGGACGAGGCGGCGCTCGCGCGCGACACCGTCGAGCTGGCGGTGCAGGTCAACGGCAAGCTGCGCGGCCAGATCGCGGTGCCCGCCGACGCCGACAAGGCGGCGATCGAGGCGGTTGCGCTGGCCGAACCGAACGCCGTCCGCTTCATCGATGGCATGACGGTGCGCAAGATTATTGTCGTACCCGGCCGGCTGGTGAACGTGGTCGTCGGATGA
- a CDS encoding glutamate-5-semialdehyde dehydrogenase yields the protein MSASKSAAESAVSVYMAEVGQRARIAARALARAETDAKNRALSVIAEAIEAAVPQLKTENARDLEAGRARGLEPAMLDRLELTDVRIASMAEGLRQIVGLADPVGAIEDLKYLPSGIQVGRMRVPLGVIGIIYESRPNVTVDAAALCLKSGNASILRGGSEALHSNQAIAVCIRTGLAAAGLPEDAVQVVETADRAAVGELLRMKDSVDVIVPRGGKSLIERVSRESLIPVIKHLDGVCHVYVDDSAETEMTLTVAVNAKTQRYGTCNTMETLLVCASRAADILPPLAARYAEVGVRLKGCARTREVLPRIEPASEADWHTEYLAPVLSIRVVDGLDEAIDHINTYGSHHTDSILTQDYARARRFLREVDSSSVMVNASTRLADGFEYGLGAEIGISTDKLHARGPVGLEGLTSQKYIVLGDGQVRR from the coding sequence ATGAGTGCAAGCAAAAGCGCAGCGGAATCCGCGGTGTCGGTCTACATGGCCGAGGTCGGCCAGCGCGCGCGCATCGCCGCACGCGCCCTGGCGCGTGCCGAGACCGATGCCAAGAACCGCGCCCTGAGCGTGATCGCGGAGGCCATCGAGGCGGCTGTTCCGCAGCTCAAGACCGAGAATGCCCGCGATCTCGAGGCCGGGCGTGCACGCGGTCTCGAACCGGCGATGCTGGATCGCCTCGAGCTGACCGACGTGCGCATCGCGAGCATGGCCGAGGGCCTGCGCCAGATCGTGGGTCTGGCCGATCCGGTGGGCGCGATCGAGGATCTCAAGTATCTGCCGAGCGGCATTCAGGTCGGACGCATGCGCGTGCCGCTGGGCGTGATCGGTATCATCTACGAATCGCGGCCCAACGTGACCGTGGACGCCGCGGCCCTGTGCCTCAAGTCGGGCAACGCCTCGATCCTGCGCGGCGGTTCCGAGGCCCTGCACTCGAATCAGGCCATTGCCGTCTGCATCCGCACGGGTCTTGCCGCCGCCGGCCTGCCGGAGGATGCGGTGCAGGTGGTCGAGACGGCCGACCGCGCAGCGGTGGGCGAACTGCTGCGCATGAAGGACAGCGTCGACGTGATCGTGCCGCGCGGCGGCAAAAGCCTGATCGAACGGGTCAGCCGCGAATCGCTGATCCCGGTGATCAAGCACCTCGACGGCGTGTGCCACGTCTACGTCGACGACAGCGCCGAGACCGAGATGACGCTGACGGTCGCCGTCAACGCCAAGACCCAGCGCTACGGCACCTGCAACACCATGGAAACCCTGCTGGTCTGTGCCTCGCGTGCGGCCGACATCCTGCCGCCGCTCGCCGCGCGCTATGCCGAGGTCGGCGTGCGCCTCAAGGGCTGCGCGCGCACGCGCGAGGTGCTGCCCCGCATCGAGCCTGCCAGCGAGGCGGACTGGCATACCGAATACCTGGCGCCGGTGTTGTCCATCCGTGTGGTGGACGGGCTGGACGAGGCGATCGACCATATCAACACCTACGGTTCGCACCATACCGACAGCATCCTGACCCAGGACTACGCTCGGGCGCGGCGTTTTCTGCGCGAAGTCGATTCGAGTTCGGTGATGGTGAACGCCTCGACCCGTCTGGCCGATGGCTTCGAGTACGGACTGGGAGCCGAGATCGGCATCTCGACCGACAAGCTCCACGCCCGCGGCCCGGTCGGGCTCGAAGGCCTGACCAGCCAGAAATACATCGTGCTGGGAGATGGACAGGTGCGTCGCTAG